A region of Ochotona princeps isolate mOchPri1 chromosome 9, mOchPri1.hap1, whole genome shotgun sequence DNA encodes the following proteins:
- the OTUD6B gene encoding deubiquitinase OTUD6B: MDAVSTEELDEEELLVRRHRKEKKELQAKIQGMKNAVPKNDKKRRKQLTEDVAKLEKELEQKHKEELEQLKLSAKNKIDSVADNLSNLVLENQPPRISKAQKRRDRKAALEKEREERIAEAEIENLSGARHIESEKLAQILAARQLEMKQIPSDGHCMYRAIEDQLKEHDCALTVAALRSRAAEYMRSHVDDFLPFLTNPNTGHVYSAEEFGKYCEDIVNTASWGGQLELRALSHILQTPIEIIQADSLPIVVGEEYKKNPLVLVYMRHAYGLGEHYNSVTPLVSTTTKNCS, encoded by the exons ATGGACGCAGTGTCGACCGAGGAACTTGATGAGGAGGAGCTGCTGGTGAGAAGGCATCGCAAAGAGAAGAAGGAGCTGCAAG CCAAAATTCAGGGTATGAAAAATGCGGTTCccaaaaatgacaaaaagagGAGGAAGCAGCTCACTGAAGACGTCGCCAAGCTGGagaaggagctggaacagaaacatAAAGAGGAGCTGGAACAGTTGAAGCTGAGTGCTAAGAACAAG ATAGATTCTGTTGCTGATAACCTTTCCAACTTGGTACTGGAGAATCAGCCACCACGGATATCCAAAGCACAAAAGAGACGG GACAGAAAAGCAGCGctggaaaaggagagggaagaaagaataGCAGAAGCTGAAATTGAGAATTTATCTGGAGCCAGACATATAGAAAGTGAAAAGCTTGCCCAAATCTTGGCAGCTAGACAGCTGGAAATGAAACAGATTCCATCGGATGGCCATTGCATGTACCGAGCCATTGAAGATCAGCTGAAAGAACACGACTGTGCTCTGACCGTGGCCGCCCTAAGGAGCCGGGCGGCTGAGTACATGCGAAGCCACGTGGACGACTTCCTGCCATTTCTAACAAACCCCAACACGGGACACGTGTATTCTGCAG AGGAGTTTGGGAAGTACTGTGAAGACATTGTAAACACAGCTTCGTGGGGAGGTCAGCTGGAG CTGAGAGCTCTGTCTCACATTTTACAAACTCCAATAGAGATAATACAGGCGGATTCTCTTCCTATTGTAGTTGgtgaagaatataaaaaaaatccattagtACTTGT